A stretch of DNA from Gavia stellata isolate bGavSte3 chromosome 18, bGavSte3.hap2, whole genome shotgun sequence:
TCCACCCAGTGACATGTTTATTGCAGGAGGAGACACCCCGACCCCCCTTCCCCGCACCCCGACCCCCTCCCCGCGGGACGTGcgctcccggggccggggccggggccgggcccagcccctctcctcagcGCTGCCGCGGGGGAGCAGGCTGGGCCCGTGCCGCGGCCCCTCAGGCCCCGGGCGGCCTCAGTCCCGCCAGCGGTGCCCGCACTGCGCGTTGCAGCACTTGTAGAAGGTGGTCATGGGCTCGTCGGCCGAGCGCGTCTGGATCTGCATGAAGTAGGCGCGGGGGTGCTCGCACTTGGGGCACGGCTctgcggggcggggcggggcgcggcgcaGTCAGGcgaggcccggcccggcccagcgcggcccccgcccgcccggcccccgcccggcccTACCTGCGGTGGAGTCCACGTTCTCCCAGGCCGCGGCGCCGCCCAGCACGTCGTCCACCTCCTTCAGCCGCGGGTATTTCCTGCTCGTCACCTGCGGACGCCGCCGGTCAgggccgcgggctgcggcccGCGCCCACCTCAcgctcccccccggccccg
This window harbors:
- the POLR3K gene encoding DNA-directed RNA polymerase III subunit RPC10 is translated as MLLFCPACGNVLVAEEGPRCHRFACTTCPYVRNVTRKVTSRKYPRLKEVDDVLGGAAAWENVDSTAEPCPKCEHPRAYFMQIQTRSADEPMTTFYKCCNAQCGHRWRD